DNA sequence from the Juglans microcarpa x Juglans regia isolate MS1-56 chromosome 5S, Jm3101_v1.0, whole genome shotgun sequence genome:
aatcgtaaatactcataaaaacttcttatgcttaatccactatacttaaatcatctcagcCAATGCcccataatcttgatcctcagctgaaccatcaaaatatctgaaaaatattgtagagataaggggtgagttatcaacaactcagtaagcatagagcatatactagcatgtaaacacgagcatttataaagttcagtatgcaggaCAAAACATTTGCTTTCAAAATGcggaaacaacatatttactttcaaaatgcataaacaaacttggtacaaaacatcagagcgaaattttcagaaaaacaaacttgttcccaaAACGAAAATCCTTTGGCCGATCCAAACTGAAACAAtgtattcatatcatctcatagcatcataTCGGGACAAATACCAAGTTTAACCCTTGTCGTAGGGTTATAACccaccattatactcgtggttgggccgtataccatgtttcactccCATGATGGGGTTATAAActactattatacccgtggctgggccgtataccatgttatatccccgtggtagggttatagaCCACCATTATACCCTTGGCTgagccttaacagaaacagaaggAAACATCATCGGAACcagatcacattcagatacagaattAGAACTTCATCTCAAGGTTTttcaaatgccacatcatatcaaaacaaaatactgaatagttTCGGATCATTTCAAATGTTctaaataaacagaatcaaaacatattcatttattcataggaaaaacttttagattttcatattcgctatttttgcatagttcaaaaacaaaatgcacaaaattagctcatgtctacaccagttatgacagaaaatactttctcttatatagaatttatgcacatgcagaataaacatcagaggtcgttttcagatttattttcaaaaacaaacatgcttattttcaaaatcaacctcatttcatttcttttatgcagaactagtatatgaaccccacttacctggacaatccttgtttgcattcaaaacccacttcaattcatctcatctcatcattaaaacttttccaaattttcacacaaaatataataaataattcaatttttattctactattcacaaatcatctcaacccatttcaactcatctttgaatccaaatcacTTTAGCCTTTCGAAAATTCCTCAATAATGTCGAagaaatattaatcgtcacctataaaaaaaaaatcacgtaattcccgtaaatttgaaatcgaacatgtatttcaatatttaagcctaagatgctaaaataacctattttttattcctcaaaaacctaaattctcAGTCCCTacaaatatcatcacttcccaaattccttAATATCCAACTTAATCTCTTACTAAAGTACTAAATTCTAACTCAATTACTAATGAGGTctaactataaaatataaaactaaataacataattatatcaaaatcattataagtagaaaaaaatcataattttggttaaataaaaaatatttcatacttACTGTTCACTTCAAAAaactcatattatatatatatatatatatattatactctcATAAAATGAGCACtagacttataaatataaaactcaccTAAAGGGATGTTTTAGGAAATAAAATGGGAAGTTAAAAAGAAATCATAGACAAATTTTCTGAAACAGAAAAGAATCGGCCAGAACATACGTAAAAACTAAGCTCCCCGAGAGGGAGATGGATCAACTACGACAGGGACTTGGAGCTGGACGTCGACGGAGATGAACAGTTGAGATCGCCGACGAGCTTGGAGGcggagcactgagagagagagagggtgatgAGAGAGATTGAGGTAACGGGATGAGCAAGCCAAGcgtgtgagagagaaagagatgtaGCTCACTGTGAGACTGAGGTGGCGTGCGGCAGACATGGGTTGACTGGAAGTTTTCACCAACATTTTCTGTGGGGTCTCAACGTGATGGAGTTCACGGTGGGGGTGGTTGCAGTGTCTTACAGTGGGGAAATACCTCCCATGTTTCGGCGTGGTGCAACAGGGCACCCTCGTCCAAGGTTTCGATGGCTGGCACGGTGGTGAATCGAGAGAGGAGGTTGCGATGTGGTGGCTTAAAGCTGTTGAACATGCGTGGGGGTGGCTGATTCAAGGGAAATGTCAGAGGAGGAGTTCTACTTTGGGGTGCCTTACGGTGGTTGCATGTGCGACTCTTGTGAGGAGTGCAACGGGGCTGCTTCCGACTGCGGAGTCTTGATGTCTGGCAGTCTCTATTGCTGATGATGGTGCATGAGAGTGGAGGATGGTTGTGCAGGGAGGTTGGCAGTGTTGTAGCAGTGTGTGAAGACCCAGGTAATGGTGACTGCATGTAGGTGTGAAGTGAAAcaagagagactgagagagagaaccgagagcttgagagagaagttaaaagggagaaagaaaaaaaggttacAGAGGCATGGGGAGGTGGAACTCGAGGTGGAGAGGGATTCGGGGGTGTGAAAAAAGACTGAATGAGAAGAGATAAGAGCAGTAACCGTCGgggtcaagaaaaattttgaaagggAGGTAGCTTACCCAAAACAACATCGTTTTCTCTTGAAGGCTAGGCTTCACCAGATCTGGGATTGGGTTTCAAGGTGGGACCGCGGCGTTACACCGCAAGTGTTGGAATATGCTTATCTGTTGATAATTTCACATATCGTCAGATTGCCCTTGGCAAGTACTGTTGGAAtggtgatatttttaataatgtggATATCAATTATTTGTggtgatattttaataatattgagtCTCACATATcacttatttaataaatgacAATTATCGAGAATggatattctcataatatactttgaatatattttcattatataatctcatctttttattttttgaattaatttatattttggtttagcttataaatttggattaatttaaaatagtacataattatatgacattgtatatagGGAGATATTGTAAATACCAAAAGATATGATGATATCATTggtaataagataaaatatttgaaatgaataaaaaagattaaaaagtataatatttaaatgatatgaagaaaaaatagataagctgatgtatgatatattgtaaaagtcagtatgtaaaatagaaaaaagtgaattttggtaatgtattttaaaggataggatGAGGAAACTATTGGGAGTGCTATGGAAACCATGCATTGATCTTTGCCAACATTAACCTAGAATGTatagttttcaattttggaaATATCCCCCATTTAAGCACTGCCTAGGGAGATCATATCACTGTGACATGCTGCATCATCCATAtctgaaatttaaaatacccattttcttacaaataaaataatgcataaatattaaaagaatacaaaaaacCTCAAATTAACTACTGTGGGAAACACACAAAACACACATGCAAACTACAATAGTGAGTACCAGTTGGAAGAGTTGTTCTTCTATGTTCTAGTAATCGTATTATTCTCTCGCTTGTCTAGAACTTGGATTTGATGTAATCGACAACATTCTTATCAACTTGGAAAGCCTTCATAAGAATGTCACTTGTGATTTCTGGTGTAGACCCAAACACCGCATTCCCAATTGTGATGACTCCAGGGTTTTGACTGCTCAGAGCAGCAATGGCAACAACATTAATAGAACCTACGTTTCTTTGATAGTGCATGAGACCAATGGGGAAGACAAAAACATCACCCTTTTGTAGCACCTTTGTGATGAGACGATTTTCGGGGTTGGATGTGACAAAACCAACTTCGAGGTCACCTTCAAAGACGACTTGAATTTCTGTGGCCCGAGGGTGCATGTGAGGAGGATTGATACCCCATGGTTGGTAATCAATGCGGGCAATGGAGATACCAAGTGTGTTCAACCCTGCTAGTTGGCCCACGATAACCGGTGTCACCTTTGACCCaaacactacaacacaatttgtcttttgtgacagaggaaaccgtcaccaaaaattgccaaaacgtcactaaagatataTGACTAGCACCTAATGTAcgtcacagaaaacaattggtgacggtttactgttgaaccgtctctaaaaatacttttagtGACGATTgaaggtgttccgtttggttgaacgttcgaatgtt
Encoded proteins:
- the LOC121267569 gene encoding putative germin-like protein 2-1, whose protein sequence is MVARILILLGVLLAVSFTIGLAFDQSALQDFCVADQTSSVLVNGLACKDPKLAQANDFIFSGLHIAGNTSNVFGSKVTPVIVGQLAGLNTLGISIARIDYQPWGINPPHMHPRATEIQVVFEGDLEVGFVTSNPENRLITKVLQKGDVFVFPIGLMHYQRNVGSINVVAIAALSSQNPGVITIGNAVFGSTPEITSDILMKAFQVDKNVVDYIKSKF